The nucleotide sequence CAAATTGTCGAGAGTTATCTCGCCACCGGCGAACCAGTCGGCTCGCGCAACATTTCGCGCCTGATCGCGATGCCACTGTCGCCGGCTTCCGTCCGCAACGTAATGTCGGATCTCGAAGCGCTCGGGCTGATCTATGCGCCGCATACCTCGGCGGGGCGGCTGCCGACCGAACTCGGCCTGCGCTTCTTCGTCGATGCGCTGATGCAGGTCGGCGACCTCACCGAGCCCGAGCGGGAATCGATCCAGAGCCAACTTGCTTCCGTTGGGCGCGCGCAATCGGTCGAGGCGGCGCTCGGCGAAGCGTTGACGCGGTTGTCCGGCCTCACCCGGGCCGCGGCCGTGGTGCTGACCGCCAAATCCAATTCGCGGCTCAAGCACATCGAGTTCGTCCGGCTCGAGCCGGAACGCGCACTGGTGGTGCTGGTCGGCGAAGACGGCCAGGTCGAAAACCGCGTGCTGACGTTGCCGCCCGGCGTCCCTTCTTCGGCGCTGACGGAAGCGACCAATTTCCTCAATGCGCGGATTCGCGGACGGACGCTGGCGGAAGCGCGGCTCGAGCTCGAAACCGCGCTGACGCAAAGCCGCGCCGAACTTGATCAACTGACCCAGAAGGTGATCGCGGCAGGCATCGCGAGCTGGTCCGGCGGCGAACATGAGGACCGGCAATTGATCGTGCGCGGCCACGCCAACCTGCTGGAAGACCTGCACGCGCTGGAGGATCTCGAACGCGTCAAGTCGTTGTTCGACGATCTCGAGACCAAGCGCGGCGTGATCGATCTGTTGGGTCGGGCCGAGCGTGCCGAAGGTGTCAGGATTTTCATCGGGTCGGAGAACAAGCTGTTTTCGCTGTCCGGTTCCTCCACCATCATTGCCCCCTATGGCGACGCCGCGGGCCGCATCGTCGGCGTTCTTGGCGTGATCGGGCCGACGCGGCTGAACTATGCAAGGGTGATTCCGACGGTGGATTACGCCGCCCGGATCGTCAGCCGGATGCTGGGCGGCTAACCGGCCCCAAATTGCCCTCAATCCGGTGTGGTTGCGCTTGATTTTCGGCCATTAAAGCACGATATCCCGCCTAACAAATCCCCATCGAACCAGATGCGTTTTTTGAGAAGGCAGTCTTATGACCGATCCCAACCGGCCGAATGATGACGCGGTGAAACCGGCCCAGACCGGCGAGCCCGTGGTCTCGAAACCCTACATCATGCCCGACGATCCCGAGGAAGGATCGAATGAGGCACTGACCAAGGAACTGGCCGAGGCGCGCGACAAGATGCTGCGCACGCTGGCGGAAATGGAAAACCTGCGCCAGCGCACGCGGCGCGAGGTGGCCGATTCCAAGATGTACGGCATCACCGGCTTTGCGCGCGACATTCTCGATATCGCCGACAATCTGCAGCGCGCGCTCGACGCGATCCCGGCCGAGGCCAGGGAGACCGCCGATCCCGGCATCAAAGCCTTCATCGAGGGCGTGGAACTGACCGAGCGCTCGCTGCTCAACACGCTGGAGAAGAACGGCGTCAAGAAGTTCGATCCGTCGGGCGAGAAGTTCGATCCCAACTTCCAGCAGGCGATGTACGAAGTGCCCGACCCGTCCGTCCCGTCCGGGACCGTGGTCCAGGTCGTGCAGGCCGGCTTCATGATCGGCGAACGCGTACTGCGCCCGGCGCTGGTCGCGGTGTCCAAGGGCGGCGCGAAGGTCGCGCCGGCCGCCGACGTCACGAACTGAGCCGGCTTACCCCTTCAGCGGTTTCTCACCGGTCTTCGGCCAGTAGCTGCCAAAACTCCAGAGATTGCCTTCCGGGTCCCGGCAGGCGAAGTCGCGGCTGCCATAGTCGGTGTTGTGCAATTCCATCTCGATCTTGGCGCCTGATGCCTTGACCCTGGCGTGCAGGGCGTCCGGATCGTCGACGGCGACGTAGAGCGCATCGGTGCGGCGGCCGTCGATGTCGCCGACAAGTTTGCCGTATTCGTCATCGCGGCTCTGGCCGAGCATCAGCAGCGAGGAGCCGTAGGCAAGCTCGGCATGTTGCACCGTGCCGTCCTTGCGGTAGACGACGTACTCGGTGAAGCCGATTACATCCTTCAGCCAGCGGATCATGGCCTCGGCATCGCGACAGCGCATCGTCGGATAGATGCGCGGCGGCTCGATTTCGCTTCGACTGGTCACGGAACAACTCCTCGCTAGTTGCAGCTCGCACCAATATGCGTAAGCACCGCCGCGCCGGCTTGAAGATTTGTTACCGGATGGCGGCCCGCGAGACGACGAACTCAACGAGGTTCTGGGCAACACCAACGAGCCGGCCGTTAAAGCCAAGTACGAAGCCATGTTGACGAAGCGCAGGCGTACTTAAGAACCGCGCGTCCGGACGGTCCAGGCTCACATCGAGCCGTCGAGCCCGTCCAGCGGCCTTTGCAGGCGGCTGTCAATGAGCGCCAGCCGGCGAGCCCACGCCGTCGGCGTTTCGCCGGCGAGGCTTGAAAATTCACGGACGAGATGCGCCTGGTCGGCGTAGCCGCTGTGTGCCGCAATCCCGGCCCAGCCGCTACAGCCTCCATCCCGGGCGAGCCGGCAGGCGTGATGGAAGCGCATCATGCGCGCGATTGGCTTCGGCGCGAGACCGAGTTCGGATCGAAAACGATCGACCAGATGTTTGCGGCTCCAGCCGATCTCGCCCGCGAGTGCGGAGATCCGCGCTCCGCCTGCGCTGCGCGCCAGCCGGCGATAGGCGTATTCGATTTGGGGTGAGGGCAAATGATTGGCGCGACCGGCTACAAAATCCTCGACCAGATCGAAGCGGTTCTGCCAGCCATCTGTCGCGCCAAGCCGTTCGCGCAGGGCTCGGCCTTCGCGGCCCAGTACGTCGCCGATGTCGATCATGCGCGCGGCGAGATCGACAACAGTGCCGCCAAAACAGCGATAGGCGCCGAGCGGCGTGAAATCCACCTGCACGCATTCGGCGCCGCCATCGGATTCGATAAAGACCGGACCGGGATGAAGCCCCGCGGCAAAGCTCGGCTGCCGGTCGGCGGCCTCAGGCTCGCGGTCGAGCGCGATCAGGAACGGCGTGCCGAAGCTGATGATGAGCGGCACCACCAGGCCTGCGGCTTCGCGCTGGAAAAACCGGCCACGCGCCGTTTCACGATAACCGGTCATGCCCGAGATCAGACCCACCGTGCGCTGTGACGGCGCACGACGGATCATCTCGAACGCGAAGGGTGCCGCCAGATCGGACATCCCCGGTCTCCGCGAGGTGATACGGGTTAAGCTGCGATATCGTCCGACTTGATGCGCTTGACGCCGGCCTTGGTCATGTCGGCCCACGCCTTTGCGAGCGAGCCCTGGGTGTCAATGCCGCGGCAGGCGTCTTCGATCACATAGGTCTCAAAGCCCGCCTTGCGCGCATCGAGCGCGCTCCATGCCACGCAGAAGTCGGTGGCGAGGCCGGCGAGGAACACCCGCTTCACCTTGCGCGCCTTGAGGTAGGCGGCGAGCCCCGTTGTGGTCTTGCCGTCGGCCTCGGTGAAGGCCGAATAGCTGTCGACGTTCTTGTTGAAGCCCTTGCGGATGACGAGCCCGGCATGCGGGATCGCGAGGTCCTTCGACAGCGACGCGCCCTCGGTGCCCTGCACGCAGTGATCCGGCCACAGCACCTGCTTGCCGTAGGGGAGATTGACGGTCTCGAACGGCTTCTTGCCGGAATGCGTCGACGCGAACGAGACATGGCCCGGCGTGTGCCAGTCCTGCGTCATCACCACATTGGCAAAGCCCTTGGAGATGCGGTTGATGATGGGCACGACCTGCTCGCCGTCTTTGACCGCGAGGCTGCCGCCCGGCAGGAAGCAGTTTTGCACGTCGATGATGAGCAGCGCGGATGCCTCGTCGGGCTTGATCGGCGCAGCCCAGAGCGGGCTTGGGACGAGGGCGGCGACGGACGTCGCGCCGAAACCTGTCAAAACCAGCCTACGCGTAAACATAGTGCTTCTCCCCGTTTTGAACCCGACGGCGACGAAGGCTAGTTCCATTTGTGTACGAACGAAAGCCCGAAGTTTCGGCGCGCTTGCAAATTTCCGGATCAGGTTCGCGGATGAATTCCGTCGCGGACGGCGCGGAAGCGCGGGAAGGCCTTGGTCCAGTCGTCGCGCGGCGAAGAGCCGATGATGCGCATCGAGGTCTGGGCGCCGAACCGCACCCACTGCACGATCGTAACCGGCGTATTTTCCTTGCCGCTGGTGGCGTCGATCCGCGTCTCGTAGCCGGGCTGGCCGTCGATGCGAACCGGCTCGGACATCGTAATCTTGCCGTCGCGCACGCCGGGAATCGTGGTCGCGATCTGCCGGGCAAAGCGGCCGCGATCGTCGGGCGATGCCGCGGTCGAGCCGATCAGGCCGATGATCATGAAGGGCGCGACCTCGAAGCCGGTCTTTTCGTCGCCGTCGGCGAGAATGAGCGCGCCCGGCGCCAGCATGCGGACATTCTTGAAGCTCGAGAGCTCGCTGACCTTGAACGGCATCAGCCCGAGCTGCTCCTCCACCGGAACCTCGGTCCGGATCGTGGCGGTCGCGAACATCTGGCGCACGGCGTCGTCGGTGTAGATCTTGGAGGCGTTCTCGGGCACCTGCGCGGCAACATAGCCGGAGAAGGTAGGGCCCGGCAGGATCATCGAATAGCGTTTTACATTGGTGGCGCCGTCCTTGGCGCTTTCGATGGTGTAATAGGCGAGCCCGGCCGGGGTCTCGATGCTTTCCGGCTTGATGCCGCCGGTGCCGCCGGGATTGGCCTTGAAGGCATTGGCGACCTCGCCATAGGCCTCGGCGGGCAGGTCGGTAACCAGCACCTTGACGCCCTGGTCCTCGGTCTCGAATCCCACGAACGTTCTGGCCTTGTTGAGGCCGACCAGCGGCGTCATGCCGACCCTGGCGCCCGGCGGAAAGACCGGGTCGGCAGCGAACGCGGAAAAAACCACCAAAGAATTGGCGGCAACGATCAGGGCGACCGCAGCGAAGTGTCGAAGTGGCGTCATGGAGGATCTACCGGGTTTGCATGGAGGCCGTTGGTTCGGACAATGCAGTTCTTGGAAGCTTCGCGGAATCTTTGGGGCCTCGGGTACGACAGGGTCGTTCCAGTCGGCCCGCTTTTAGCGGTTTTGATGTCCCTGCAACAGGGCAGGGTGGGCGTCCGTTCCTCCGTTACGTTGCGATATGCCGGCTTTTTTGCCGGATTCTGCCCGGTCTCCGAGCTCTTTTTGGGGCGCTTCCAGCGGCCAAATACCGCTCCCGCCTCCGATGGCAGCCGGCCCCGCTCGGTCTGAGGATGCCGCATGGCTATGCAACGCCTCGGCGGCGCGAGCGACAAGCTGCCTTGATGAACGGCCCTTGCCGATTTCTTAATGCCGCCCTAGAGGCTGGCCTGCCGGCGCGCCCCTGACACAATCTTTCAAACGCCAGCCTTTTCAGGCCCTAAGCTTGCGTTCGGTCCTTGCAGGCCCGACCCCCCCTCCTATATGAGGCTCACCACCGCAATATCGCGAGTATTTGAACGTTGGGGGTTCGGTTAGGTGCGCCGTCCAGGGCCCAGCCAACCTGCCGCAAAAAGAAGGATATGAGGACCATGGGAAAGGTCATTGGGATCGATCTCGGCACCACGAATTCGTGCGTCGCCGTAATGGACGGCAAGACTGCAAAAGTCATCGAGAATGCGGAGGGCATGCGCACGACGCCTTCGATCGTTGCCGTTACCGATGATGGCGAGCGCCTCGTCGGCCAGCCCGCCAAGCGCCAGGCGGTCACCAATCCCGAGCGTACGTTCTTCGCCGTGAAGCGCCTGATCGGCCGCCGCTATGACGACCCGATGGTCGAGAAGGACAAGAAGCTCGTCCCCTACAAGATCGTCAAGGCATCGAACGGCGACGCCTGGGTCGAAGCCGACGGCAAGACCTACTCGCCCTCGCAGGTCTCGGCCTTTATCCTGCAGAAGATGAAGGAGACCGCGGAAGCTCATCTCGGCCAGAAGGTCGAGCAGGCCGTCATCACCGTCCCCGCCTATTTCAACGACGCGCAGCGTCAAGCCACCAAAGACGCCGGCAAGATCGCCGGCCTCGAAGTGCTGCGCATCATCAACGAGCCGACGGCTGCAGCCCTTGCCTACGGCCTCGACAAGTCGAAATCCGGCACCATCGCCGTCTACGACCTCGGCGGCGGCACCTTCGACGTCTCCATTCTTGAAATCGGCGACGGCGTGTTCGAGGTGAAGTCGACCAACGGCGACACCTTCCTCGGCGGTGAAGATTTTGACATGCGCCTTGTCAGCTACCTCGCGGACGAGTTCCAGAAGGAGCAGGGCATCAACCTGCGCAACGACAAGCTGGCCCTGCAGCGCCTGAAGGAGGCCGCTGAAAAGGCCAAGATCGAGCTGTCGTCGACGACGCAGACCGAAATCAACCTGCCCTTCATCACGGCGGACCAGACCGGGCCGAAGCATCTGACGATGAAGCTGACGCGCGCGAAGTTCGAGGCCCTCGTCGACGATCTCGTCCAGAAGACCATCGAGCCTTGCCGCAAGGCGCTGAAGGATGCGGGCCTCACCGCCGCCGAAATCGGCGAAGTGGTGCTGGTCGGCGGCATGACCCGCATGCCGAAGGTCCAGGAAGTCGTTAAGCAGCTGTTCGGCAAGGAGCCGCACAAGGGCGTCAACCCGGATGAAGTCGTTGCCATCGGCGCTGCGATCCAGGCCGGCGTTCTGCAGGGCGACGTCAAGGACGTGCTGTTGCTCGACGTCACCCCGCTTTCGCTCGGCATCGAGACGCTGGGTGGCGTGTTCACCCGCATCATCGACCGCAACACCACGATCCCGACCAAGAAGAGCCAGGTGTTCTCGACCGCCGAGGATAATCAGAATGCCGTCACCATCCGCGTCTTCCAGGGCGAGCGCGAAATGGCGGCCGACAACAAGGTGCTCGGCCAGTTCGACCTGATGGGCATACCGCCGGCGCCGCGCGGCATGCCGCAGATCGAGGTGACGTTCGATATCGACGCCAACGGCATCGTCAACGTCTCCGCCAAGGACAAGGCGACCGGCAAGGAGCAGCAGATCCGGATCCAGGCATCCGGCGGCCTGTCGGAAGCCGACATCCAGAAGATGGTCAAGGACGCCGAGGCCAATGCGGCCGAAGACAAGAAGCGCCGCGAGGCGGTCGACGCCAAGAACCATGCCGACAGCCTGGTGCATTCCACCGAGAAGGCGCTGGCCGAGCACGGTTCGAAGGTCGAGGAAAGCGAGCGCCGCGCCATCGAGGACGCCGTCAGCGATCTGAAGGAAGCGCTGAAGGGCGAGGATGCCGAGGCGATCAAGGCCAAGACCAACACGCTGGCGCAGGCTTCGATGAAGCTGGGCGAGGCCATGTACAAGCAGCAGGCCGAGGCGGACGCCAAGAAGGATGCCGCCAAGGATGACGTGGTCGACGCGGAGTTCACCGAGGTCGACGACGACAAGAACAACAAGAAGTCGGCGTAAGCGGGCTTTGGATCATGACCCTCATCCAAAAGAGCGCGCCGCTTGCGTTCGATGGGTGGGGGTCATTTTTCGTTAAGCTGAAGGCTGCATCTTTGAGCGCGCCTTCGGCGTGAAGTTCGGGCGGGTCTGACTGATGTCCACCAAGCGCTGTTACTACGAAACCCTGGAAGTCGATCGGAACGCGGACGAGTCCAAGCTCAAGTCGGCGTTCCGCAAGCTGGCGATGAAATGGCACCCCGACAAGAATCCGGGCGACGCCACCAGCGAAATGAAGTTCAAGGAAATCAACGAAGCCTACGAGGTTCTCAAGGACGGCGACAAGCGCGCCGCCTATGACCGCTATGGCCATGCCGCATTCGAGCAGGGCATGGGCGGCGGCGGTCCCGGTTTCGGCGCCGGCTTCGCTTCGTCCTTCTCGGATATTTTCGAGGACCTGTTCGGCATGGCCGGGCAGCGGCGCGGCGGCGGACGCGAGCGCGGCGCCGACCTGCGCTACAACATGGAAATCACGCTGGAGGAAGCCTTTCAGGGCAAGACGGCGCAGATCGAGATTCCGGTCTCGGTCACCTGCGAATCCTGCTCGGGCACCGGCGCCAAGGCTGGCACCAAGCCCAAGACCTGCTCGACCTGCGGCGGCGCCGGCCGCGTGCGGCAGGCACAGGGCTTCTTCACGCTCGAGCGAACCTGCCCCGGCTGTCAGGGTCGCGGCCAGATGATCGAGGACGCCTGTCCGAATTGCTCCGGCTCGGGACGGGTGACGCGCGACCGCATGCTGTCGGTCAACATCCCGCAGGGTGTCGAGGACGGCACCCGCATTCGTCTGGCCGGCGAAGGCGAGGCCGGCGTCCGCGGCGGACCGCCCGGCGATCTCTATATTTTCCTGTCGCTGGCCACCCACGAGTTCTTCCAGCGCGACGGAGCCGATCTGCATTGCCGGGTTCCGATCTCAATGGTTGCGGCCGCGCTCGGCGGCGAATTCGAGGTTCCGACTATCGACAAGGGCAAGACCAAGGTGAAAGTGCCGGCCGGGACGCAGTCCGGCCGTCGTTTCCGCATTGCATCAAAGGGCATGCCGGTGCTCCGCTCGCGCCAGACCGGCGACATGTATGTCCAGGTCATGGTCGAAACGCCGCAGAATCTGACCAAGAAGCAGCAGGAACTGCTCACCGAGTTCGAAAAATTGTCGTCCGGCGCCACCCAGCCGGAGGCTGCGGGCTTCTTCACCAAGGTCAAGGACTTCTTCGGCAACCGCGCGGGCTCCTGAGCGCGAACGCAACCTGACCGAAGTGGGCCGGTGTGGGCAAGTTCTCGCCCGCGCTCATGATTCATTCAGCTTGCACAGCGTCTTATCGCGAGATCGCGGGCACTTTGGCACGCCTGACGCGTTACCGTCTGGCTTGACCACATCCCCGTCGACCTATACGTGTTTGTGACTGTTTTCTGACATTCCCTGCTTTGTTGCGGGGTCCCGCCTGGTAGCGACATGCCTTTGCAATCGTCCGTGCGTGCGTTGAAGAAGCCTCGTCTCGATGATGAGGTCCGCTTCCTTCGTTCATGGATCGAAAAGCCGCTGCACATGGGCGCGGTCATGCCGTCGAGCAAGTTACTTGCCCGGACCATGGCTGAATATGTCGACGTCCAAGCGCAAGGACCGGTCGTCGAACTTGGGCCCGGGACCGGTGCAATCACCAACGCACTGATCGAGCACGGCGTCGATCAGAAGCGGCTTGTGCTGGTCGAGTATAATCCGGGCTTCTGCGCACTGCTGCGCGACCGCTATCCGCAGGCCAGGGTGGTGCAGGGCGACGCCTACGCGCTACGTTCCTCGCTCAAGGACGTGCTGGACGCGCCGGCCTCGGCCGTGGTCTCCGGCCTGCCGCTCGTGACCAAGCCGATGCTGACGCGCCTGAAGCTGATCCGCGACGCCTTCATGGCGCTCGCGCCCGGCGCCCCCTTCGTGCAATTCACCTATTCGGTCGCGCCGCCGATCCCGAAATCGCTGCCGGGCGTATCCACAGAAGCCTCCGAGCGGATCTGGATGAACCTTCCGCCCGCGCGGGTCTGGGTGTATCGCAAGGGCTGATGCCGCGTATTCGCGCGGCATTTGCCCCGAATACGAATTCAAAGATGTCCGCGCTGAAAATTCTCGTGATCCCGGGATCGCTACGATCAGGCTCGCTCAATGCGAAGCTGGCCGCCGTCGCCGCGCATGCGCTGGCGCAGGAAGGCGCGGAAATCACCCGCATCTCGCTGTCAGACTTTCCGCTGCCGATCTATGACGGCGACCTGCAGGCGAAGTCCGGCGTGCCGAAGCACGCCGTCAATCTGAAACGCATGATGGCGGCCCATCATGGCGTGCTGATCGTGACTCCGGAGTATAATTCCTCGGTGCCGGCGCTGGTCAAAAACACCATCGACTGGGTGAGTCGGGTGCAGGACCCGCACGAGACCCGCGGGCAGGTATTTCGCGAGCGGGTGTTTGCGATCGCCTCCGCTTCCGGCGGGCGGCTCGGCGGCGCCCGCGCGCTGGCGGCGCTGCGGCTGATCCTGTCGGCCTGTCATGCGACCGTGATACCGAACCAGCTCGCGCTGGCGTTTGCCGACGATGCCTATGACGAGATGGAACGGTTGAAGAATTCCACGGACGCCGAGGCGCTGAAGGCGCTGGTACGGCAGTTGATCGACGTTTCCCAACGCATGATGTGAGGTGACATGCAGCCAGCCGATATCGCGCCAAAAGACCGCCTGATCGTCGCGCTCGACCTGCCGGGGGTGGCCGCGGCGGAAGCGATGGTTGCGCGGCTCGGCGACAGCGTGAGCTTTTACAAGATCGGCTATCAACTCGGCTATGCCGGCGGCCTGCCGCTGGCGCAGCAATTGGCGAAATCCGGCAAAAAAGTCTTTCTCGATCTCAAGTTGCACGACATCGGCAATACGGTCGCGCGCGGCGTCGAGAGCGTGGCCAAACTCGACGCGACTTTCCTCACCGTGCATGCCTATCCGCAGACCATGAAGGCCGCGGTCGAGGCGCGCCAAGGTTCTGGCCTGAAGATTCTCGCCGTCACCGTGCTGACGTCGTATGACGACGGCGACCTGCACGCCGCGGGCTATCGGCTCAACGTCTCCGACCTCGTCGAGGCGCGGGCACAGCAGGCGCAGGTGCTCGGCGTCGACGGTCTCGTGAGTTCGCCGGAAGAGGCGGCGGCGCTGCGCAAGATCATCGGCCACCAGATGAACCTGGTGACGCCGGGCATCCGGCCCGCGGGGGCTGCGACCGGCGACCAGAAGCGCATCATGACGCCGGCACGTGCGATCGCCGCCGGTGCGGACTATCTCGTAGTCGGGCGGCCGATCACGGAAGCCGTCGACCCCAAGGCGGCGGCGGACGCCGTTCAGGCGGAAATCAAGCAGGCGTTGCTATAGCCAAACCGGTGACACAAGAAACGGGAGATCGAGATGGCGAAGGGATACTGGATCGGGCGCGTCGATGTCAGCAATGAGGAGGGCTACAAGCCCTACATGGCAGCCAACCCCGCCATCTTCCAAAAATTCGGCGGGCGCTTCATCGTGCGCGGCGGTAAGTTCACCGCGGTCGAGGGCCAAAGCCGCTCGC is from Bradyrhizobium sp. AZCC 2176 and encodes:
- the hrcA gene encoding heat-inducible transcriptional repressor HrcA, producing MAHHDPIGLIAPPAGLAQLNERSRDIFRQIVESYLATGEPVGSRNISRLIAMPLSPASVRNVMSDLEALGLIYAPHTSAGRLPTELGLRFFVDALMQVGDLTEPERESIQSQLASVGRAQSVEAALGEALTRLSGLTRAAAVVLTAKSNSRLKHIEFVRLEPERALVVLVGEDGQVENRVLTLPPGVPSSALTEATNFLNARIRGRTLAEARLELETALTQSRAELDQLTQKVIAAGIASWSGGEHEDRQLIVRGHANLLEDLHALEDLERVKSLFDDLETKRGVIDLLGRAERAEGVRIFIGSENKLFSLSGSSTIIAPYGDAAGRIVGVLGVIGPTRLNYARVIPTVDYAARIVSRMLGG
- the grpE gene encoding nucleotide exchange factor GrpE; translation: MTDPNRPNDDAVKPAQTGEPVVSKPYIMPDDPEEGSNEALTKELAEARDKMLRTLAEMENLRQRTRREVADSKMYGITGFARDILDIADNLQRALDAIPAEARETADPGIKAFIEGVELTERSLLNTLEKNGVKKFDPSGEKFDPNFQQAMYEVPDPSVPSGTVVQVVQAGFMIGERVLRPALVAVSKGGAKVAPAADVTN
- a CDS encoding VOC family protein produces the protein MTSRSEIEPPRIYPTMRCRDAEAMIRWLKDVIGFTEYVVYRKDGTVQHAELAYGSSLLMLGQSRDDEYGKLVGDIDGRRTDALYVAVDDPDALHARVKASGAKIEMELHNTDYGSRDFACRDPEGNLWSFGSYWPKTGEKPLKG
- a CDS encoding helix-turn-helix domain-containing protein yields the protein MSDLAAPFAFEMIRRAPSQRTVGLISGMTGYRETARGRFFQREAAGLVVPLIISFGTPFLIALDREPEAADRQPSFAAGLHPGPVFIESDGGAECVQVDFTPLGAYRCFGGTVVDLAARMIDIGDVLGREGRALRERLGATDGWQNRFDLVEDFVAGRANHLPSPQIEYAYRRLARSAGGARISALAGEIGWSRKHLVDRFRSELGLAPKPIARMMRFHHACRLARDGGCSGWAGIAAHSGYADQAHLVREFSSLAGETPTAWARRLALIDSRLQRPLDGLDGSM
- the pncA gene encoding bifunctional nicotinamidase/pyrazinamidase, whose translation is MFTRRLVLTGFGATSVAALVPSPLWAAPIKPDEASALLIIDVQNCFLPGGSLAVKDGEQVVPIINRISKGFANVVMTQDWHTPGHVSFASTHSGKKPFETVNLPYGKQVLWPDHCVQGTEGASLSKDLAIPHAGLVIRKGFNKNVDSYSAFTEADGKTTTGLAAYLKARKVKRVFLAGLATDFCVAWSALDARKAGFETYVIEDACRGIDTQGSLAKAWADMTKAGVKRIKSDDIAA
- the dnaK gene encoding molecular chaperone DnaK; this encodes MGKVIGIDLGTTNSCVAVMDGKTAKVIENAEGMRTTPSIVAVTDDGERLVGQPAKRQAVTNPERTFFAVKRLIGRRYDDPMVEKDKKLVPYKIVKASNGDAWVEADGKTYSPSQVSAFILQKMKETAEAHLGQKVEQAVITVPAYFNDAQRQATKDAGKIAGLEVLRIINEPTAAALAYGLDKSKSGTIAVYDLGGGTFDVSILEIGDGVFEVKSTNGDTFLGGEDFDMRLVSYLADEFQKEQGINLRNDKLALQRLKEAAEKAKIELSSTTQTEINLPFITADQTGPKHLTMKLTRAKFEALVDDLVQKTIEPCRKALKDAGLTAAEIGEVVLVGGMTRMPKVQEVVKQLFGKEPHKGVNPDEVVAIGAAIQAGVLQGDVKDVLLLDVTPLSLGIETLGGVFTRIIDRNTTIPTKKSQVFSTAEDNQNAVTIRVFQGEREMAADNKVLGQFDLMGIPPAPRGMPQIEVTFDIDANGIVNVSAKDKATGKEQQIRIQASGGLSEADIQKMVKDAEANAAEDKKRREAVDAKNHADSLVHSTEKALAEHGSKVEESERRAIEDAVSDLKEALKGEDAEAIKAKTNTLAQASMKLGEAMYKQQAEADAKKDAAKDDVVDAEFTEVDDDKNNKKSA
- the dnaJ gene encoding molecular chaperone DnaJ, producing the protein MSTKRCYYETLEVDRNADESKLKSAFRKLAMKWHPDKNPGDATSEMKFKEINEAYEVLKDGDKRAAYDRYGHAAFEQGMGGGGPGFGAGFASSFSDIFEDLFGMAGQRRGGGRERGADLRYNMEITLEEAFQGKTAQIEIPVSVTCESCSGTGAKAGTKPKTCSTCGGAGRVRQAQGFFTLERTCPGCQGRGQMIEDACPNCSGSGRVTRDRMLSVNIPQGVEDGTRIRLAGEGEAGVRGGPPGDLYIFLSLATHEFFQRDGADLHCRVPISMVAAALGGEFEVPTIDKGKTKVKVPAGTQSGRRFRIASKGMPVLRSRQTGDMYVQVMVETPQNLTKKQQELLTEFEKLSSGATQPEAAGFFTKVKDFFGNRAGS
- a CDS encoding class I SAM-dependent methyltransferase yields the protein MPLQSSVRALKKPRLDDEVRFLRSWIEKPLHMGAVMPSSKLLARTMAEYVDVQAQGPVVELGPGTGAITNALIEHGVDQKRLVLVEYNPGFCALLRDRYPQARVVQGDAYALRSSLKDVLDAPASAVVSGLPLVTKPMLTRLKLIRDAFMALAPGAPFVQFTYSVAPPIPKSLPGVSTEASERIWMNLPPARVWVYRKG
- a CDS encoding NADPH-dependent FMN reductase — protein: MSALKILVIPGSLRSGSLNAKLAAVAAHALAQEGAEITRISLSDFPLPIYDGDLQAKSGVPKHAVNLKRMMAAHHGVLIVTPEYNSSVPALVKNTIDWVSRVQDPHETRGQVFRERVFAIASASGGRLGGARALAALRLILSACHATVIPNQLALAFADDAYDEMERLKNSTDAEALKALVRQLIDVSQRMM
- the pyrF gene encoding orotidine-5'-phosphate decarboxylase; translated protein: MQPADIAPKDRLIVALDLPGVAAAEAMVARLGDSVSFYKIGYQLGYAGGLPLAQQLAKSGKKVFLDLKLHDIGNTVARGVESVAKLDATFLTVHAYPQTMKAAVEARQGSGLKILAVTVLTSYDDGDLHAAGYRLNVSDLVEARAQQAQVLGVDGLVSSPEEAAALRKIIGHQMNLVTPGIRPAGAATGDQKRIMTPARAIAAGADYLVVGRPITEAVDPKAAADAVQAEIKQALL
- a CDS encoding DUF1330 domain-containing protein, which encodes MAKGYWIGRVDVSNEEGYKPYMAANPAIFQKFGGRFIVRGGKFTAVEGQSRSRNVVIEFDSYEKALACYNSPEYQANIKVRQPHSIADLIVIEGYDGPQP